In Lates calcarifer isolate ASB-BC8 linkage group LG21, TLL_Latcal_v3, whole genome shotgun sequence, the sequence CATTGCAGGTAAACCTGTCTTGAGATTATTCCAGTAAAGAAGCACTTTCTTTCAGGTGGTTGATTAACTTGATAATTTCGTGTGTTGTTGTATGATTATTTTGAGGTTTTCGTGGCTTTCTGATTGTCTGTGGTTGGTCTGAGACTGGAAGAGCAGTCATTATGTTAATTATTTACATAATTACAGTCCAATCCTTTGTCCACAATTCACAAGAAGACACTCCTGTTCTGATGATCCTTAACTCATCCACTGAGAAAGCTTGAAAGAtgcagagggacagagggaaaacacactTAAGTGGCAGTATGTGTGCAACAGAGTGTGGGAGACAGAGTGAAAATGCAAAAGTAAGTCTATCTGGAGGCTTTCATTCATGTCTACCTGTGAGTCAGAGTAGAGTGTTTCATGTCCAAGATCCACATTTTATTTACTTGCTGACAGCCAGTGcttgtgtgaatgagtgaaatGCATACAATTATTCCTCTCTATCTTCTCatgatctgttttctttctttctttcttttttgcatcCCTGTCACCTTTTTAGCACACCACATGCATGGAGTAGTACACTGTATATGATTTTCTCTTGACTATATTGTGCACTGCAGTCTTACTTCATCATTTATGTTTTGGCCAGTTGATAACATACTGTGCAATGGTACAATGTATACAATACACTGTGTGTTACATATAGTGCCATATTAACCTTTGTGTGCCACAGTGCACAAAAATGTAACTTAGCTGAATTCATGCAAAAAAGGACTACAACAAAAAGTGAAACTGGCCAATTTTACTTATTACTAAAATTATACTGTGACATCTTTTTCCCTTGACaatgctgtaaatgtgtttttcccctccttttaACGTCTTTATTTTAACATTGCCAAATGACTGTCCTCATCTTTCCTCACTGATCATTCATATGTAATTGATATGACACCATCATGTGGTCAGTTTGGGTAACATCAGTGTTAGTACATTTAATATAAATACAGCTTATCCTTTAGTAGTAGTTGGAATTTTGTTGTTATAAATATATTCAGAAGCATTTAAACAATATATCAGATATTTAATTTTACACAGGGGATTTCAAAGGCAAATCATGAAGGGTTTACAGTATAGCATACacaatcacactcacacacacacacaaacacaaaaaaattagGGAAGTACATTCAGATAACTAAGGCACACACCTGTTAGATTTTTTACTTTCTCGGATATAATAGTGATGCTcacacagtttttaacagtGGCAGCCAGGTAATCAGACCTTGTATGAGAGCAACTCATCAAATTTCAATCCAAcacaaataagaaaacaaaaggatgACACATGTAGACATTACTGCAGAAGTCCATGTGAATAACAACCGAGATACGGTCATAATAACAAGAAAATAGATAAACACAAAGATTCACTTTCTTGTCATGGAGCTAACAGTTTGGGAGAGAGCCAAGTCATTATGTCCTCTCTTAACAAGTCACGCCTGTCTTTATCCCATGACCAACTTaagtgttgtgtctgtgtctcaatatggtgaaaaacaacatcacaataacacaataagATTAATAATTTTCCAACAATTAACTTCACAATATGGCAAATGTAtgcaaaatcacaaaaaatactaaaacagaTGTTCACTCTGATCAAACTCTTCACATGTGTACATCAAATTAATCATTAAATTGGACAACAGAATTTTACTAAAAGTCAATAAATGCTAACTATTGCCCAGCCCAAGTAGTGTGTGTAACACTGCCTCATGTAAAGGctaaatgtaaaaatctaaaattttaGGGGCTAGAAAAGGATGTTCCTGCATGAATGACTGCACAGGTATGTGAACCATGCATATCTGAAGCAGAAGCCAGACAAAAGATCAGCCCACTGTACAGATAACTCACAGTAAATTTGATTGAATTGTCAAGTCTCAGTTGACAGGTTGTCTGTGAGACTGAAACACTACTCTGTTGAATTGAATAACTGGAGGCTATCAGTATAGAGTGCaaatctttgtctttgtctgactTTTGTCTCAAAGATTAATTTATGTCATGCATGTTCACACAAATGGTACAGTCCAATCAGACACCTCAACGATTTAAAGTACAAATTCTGATACTACTTCATCAAACGTGAATATATTTATAGCTTACATGTATATCCAAATAGACTGCTAAACAAATAGCATTAACGGTAAAGAACTATGTAATTGAAATGTGCCTTTCCATGTATCCCCGTACACAAGGGAAGAGGTAAAATAATTTTTTGGGCAGGCTCTGGAATAGGATCTCAGACAGCAGGCAAAAGCTTAAATGAAATTACTATAAAGTACAttaaacaaagtaaacacaCTCATCACACATATTTCTCTAGATTTCATCCCAACTTTCCAGTATGACTTCATCTCCCTGAGTATACCTATCTGCTCAAAGttttacaaatgacaaaaaaaaccccTACAAGATTCCAAGTAAACCAATCCCAACGTTTCAATATGGCTAAAAGTGTTTCACAAGGATTATGGGAATAACATGTAAACAGTTTCTTTCCTAATACTGAACAGAACACAACCAGATATGTGACTAGGCAACAGTTCACTCCAACTGAGAGCAACATCTGTTCATGTGTTTATAGAAAGTGCTTTGGTCTTCAAGTAACATTAACTACATCTGTGTTGTTTCTGCACCTGCATCTTAGTGTAACATGTGTTCAGCAGCGATGactgcattaaaaaatatgtttttttcacaatGCACAGGTGTTAGACCTTACTGCCAGATGTCAGAGGATATTTCTCGGCTtaaaaaattatgaaatgtCCATTTTTAATCTCAgtttcacaaagaaaaagttggtttttttgtccttttccttGTGTGTccaaaaaacataatgtaaatTGACTTcctttaaagaaacaaaagccAATCAGTCCTTCTTCCCCTCATGGCCATTAGCTGCTATTGTCTCTagttctctctgctgtttgtgccAGCTCTTGGTTTTTCGCATGGCAAATCGAACAATGTCCACCATGAACACCCAGGATAGAGCGTACATGGCCACTCCCCCACACTTGATAAAGAATCTGGGTCTTGGGGAGATCAGCTCACAGTACAGCATTGTGCCTCCCACGAAGATTCGCATCACCACAAACAGTAGCACAAACAGGACATCCACAACGTCCCCCAGCAGGGACCTGTAATGTCCTGTCTGTTTGAGGAACCAGCGTGCCTGCAGGAGTGGGTTGGTAATTTCACTGCCAAAGAGTACCGCACACGACTCAATGCCAGACTCCCCCAACCACAGGGTCAACAGGATTCCCAGGATGCTCATGGTGTGGTGGGCCAGCATAACGGGTCCCTCTGTGCGGAAGTACACACACCAGGCCATATCAAAAATAAAGTAGCCCAAGCTCACCACCATGGCACTTATCTGCAGAGGGGTGTTCTTAGTACCTGGCATCcacaaaagagaaacacacaggttttagcagcatattttttaaatacatattacACAATATGCTAAGCAATGTACAGCTGAAAGGATTAGTCTGTCAACTGACAATTAATGTTGATGATAGAATAATATTTTAACGTGgttttcaagcaaaaattcaCCTAGTTTTATCTTCTAAATTGTGATGCTTATGTGAGACTGAATATTGTATTTTGGACTGtgtgttggacaaaacaagacaaacagatttaaacatagataaacagatttttctacattttgtaCATCAAATGATTGTTCAAGAAAATAATGGGAAACTGTAGTCTATATCAGTATCTATATCATTACAAAATCCCTTactgtttgtgcttttgtctTTACTGTACAAATGAACACATTCATTTACGAtaattataaaacaaaatgttacaaTTTCATAATTTGGATCCACAGAAGATAAGTGCCCTACCTGGATGAGTGAAAGGCCAGGGTCCATCCACGTAGCCTATATATGCTGTGATGCAGACTGCCAGGATGCCGTGTACTAGGGTGACAAGGCGACAGTTCCACTCATAGCTCCTGGACCCATTAACTTTACACAAGATAAAGTAGAAAGAGACCCAACAGGACAGGCACAGGAGTGAACAAACCACAAGCTGCAGTGCCATCTTCTCTTctgaggacaaaacaaaaaagaaaagcagctgaaaCCAACTCACAGTTTCTTTCAAAATTTTCTTGCCAGCCAGCCGTCGTCAAGCCAACACTGAATCACATTACACGGTGAGAGAAAAATGCATGGAGGCACATCTTGCTCTGTAATATCGCTTACAGTAGAAAGAGACAGCATTACCGTCCAAAGACTTGGACTGTGCAATCCTTTGTAAGTGACCAACAATTAGCCTTTGCTTGAACTATAATAGCACTATAGTTGGCCGGCTGAGGGTCTGGTGGGGTGAGGGGGACGtctcttcttctgctgtgaCGTTTGTACTAGGAGGTGAGACCATGCAGATGGACAGGCCCACCCTCACTGGACTGGAACAAGAAGTATACTTGATTCTTCAAGCAAGTTTCAAAACTAGATGAGAGGTTACTGGGTGCTGGGCCTCAGACTCAGACTCCCATGAGAGACAAAGGCTTCTTACAATATGACGTGTGCCCTTTGTGAACTAAATAAGTTAGTCTACAACTGTATTGTCGTTGTCTTGGTTACAGTGCAGCTCAGTTAATAGCTGCATGGGTGTTGGGATGGTGTGGAAAGGTTAAGCTGTGATATTACATGTGATGGGAAAACTCAATTTGGGTATTTTTCCAAACACCtacaagcaacacacacataaatctgCCCTATATTATGTTTTGTAACTTCTGTGTTCTGGGTGGTGCTGTTATCTTGGCCACACTTCccttcaaatacatttttaaaacctttcctggttaaataaagttaTATGTATACGAGGGAGATACTGGGTAagtttaatgatttttgaaTGAGAAAAGTGTAGGTAGTTCTtaggtttttaaaatgcaaaaaacgAAAGGTGTACATTTATGAGGTTTTAATTGCGTTCCCATGGAAACCTATCAAGGGAGCACAGTTGGCAACTAGCTAGttaatattcatgtttttattccgTTGCTAAACTAGTTTATATATGGTAACATGGAGGGTAGCTGATGTTTGCAAACTGAAAGTGGCAGCAGCTTATCACACACATTTAAGAGGACGCTTATCACCCAGTTAGCTGGATCAGATAGCCGGCTAACGTCAAAGGGCTAACGAAACGTTTGCCTATGGGATTGTAACGTGTTCACAAACGCAGTAAAATATCTTTACCTTGAGGGCGCACATGTGGCAGCTTCTTCGCTTACGTCCTGGGTGTTCTGTGCCCTGTGAAGCTGTGTTTCTTGATGAGACTGTTAGAGGTTTGTTTGCAGAGACACTAGCTGCTATTTGTTGTCCTTTATCTGAGCTCCGCCGGTAGCAACAACAGCCTCTGTCCGCATCCCTGAATTCCACCTCCACCTTACCAGTCGCTCTGTATGCAAATGTAACAACTGGTAGTACTAGCGAGAATTGTGCCCTGGTTGTATTATCCCATACTATAGCGTAATTTTGAAATTACGGCAGACTTCCCAAATATTTAACAGAAACAGCATGCTTCCACCTTGCTTGATATCTCCCCAAAACGATGGGAGACTGTCTCATCTTTTGTGGACAGTGGTGACGCCTTGTGGTCAAGATTAggaattacacacacatttccctccAGCAGGGGTCAAAATGGAAGAGCAACAGTACGTAGTAATAACACCACTGATAGTCTAATATGTGTTACAGGGGGCACATCTTACCCGCATACCCTTGGTTGAAATCCTGGTGGCAAGCCCTGCCAAAGCAACAACGCATTAAGTCCCACCCCTTGCTCCacctgtacctgtgtgtttgACCTCGTGGGAGTGGATCAGTAAACAGTTATGAAGTATGAACATTATAAATTAGAACATTACAGAGCATCCTTGTTAAATGTtaccccctctctttctcttcccttaTTTCCTATATACTGCacaataaagacataaaatgtaCCCAAAATAAACAGCTACTTTTAACTGTATATGCAGTGCAAAGAAAGACTTTATTGAAACAATTCATGTAAAACAACTCTTAAATGGTACATTACCTAATTGCTTCAATTTTCTCCTTATGGCAACTTTTTACAGCATATTTAGAACTCTTCCatagaaaaaatatgtttaacaACTTAATCTACAATTACATAGCAAAGATATCAGTGGAAATGTTAAGGCACTTGATCACCAGAAAAGGCCACAAATAGAAATGTTTCACTCATTTGGTTCTTTAGTTAGCAGGacatacccacacacaaaacacaaaatgaactTTTGATATGGCAGTAAAGAAATGAAGGAGgtaagacaaaacagaaatcatACTTCGACCTATAGCTCTACggaacagacagacaaaatgaaatttgGTCCCACAAGTTCAAGAAGTGCTCCTTAAATTATGCCTGTAAATGACCAGGGATTTGAGATGTATAaattataaacatttaattagaACTCTGACACTGGGTtataacagaaaacactgacagagactGACACACTGAATAACCAGAAGATGGCAGTATAGATTATTAAAGGCTACAGTGCAGTTTTAGTGAATTCTAAACATGGAAAAACTCCATACTGAAGAGCCTGTTTCTAGAAACTGAAATGTTACACCCTTCTACAGTATTTCTTTTGACTTTGGTTTACTTGAAAGTTTTACAACGGACTGTGAATGTGAGTGGTGGGCATGAGGGGTCCCCTATGGGTATTGATGGGACGAGGCAGAGTTAAACCTGTCCTATTAAATACAACAAGAAACCTGTTTATCCACACGGTGTGTACAACTATGAAAACTTTGCAATGAACTAGCATGGCAGATGGATGAGTCTGCAAAATACATCCAAAGTCCAAGAGGTTAAAATGTTCTGAAAAGTATTTGAACGCTTCCTGTTACTGAGGACCTGTCATTTAGACATGTACATTTAAGAGCTTGTTTAATtcaaaaaggagagaaaacgGATGAGGTTATTTTTAACAGAATTATACAAAAATAGTCCTCCATAATTTCACTTTgcaactaaaataaataaaaccagcatTGGAGAAGTAATTCCTTTGTCAGCCAGCTTACATTATTATAAACAGGCATTCAGCTGGCAATAAACTGTTTTTCACAGAAGAAAGATTAATCCaccatccaaattttccttcaCCAGGATGGAAGATTATGTTTGTATGACTCCTTTGATCAGAGTGGGACTCTGCTGTTCCTCTGCTGGTGTTTAATTGACCAGAAATGCACTGTCCAGCTTTGTGCATACCGTAGCTTGTTTGAGAGGTTATTGTTGTTGGTCTCTATCATCTGCTCCAATAATTTCTCCAAAAAAGGCACAAAAGTGACAGTTTCTTGGCAAAGTCACATTATAGCTACAATGATATGTCATTTTCCCAGAAAAAAGCTTAAAGTTAGCAGGTCTTCTTAGAACGACATGCTGCATCTCTCCTTCCTTAAAGGTTTTGGTCTCATCTGGAACCTGAATTCATTTCTGTTTAAGCTTGAACATCTGGATATCACCACTCCCCACCTGAGACAGCTTCACTCCTCGTCTTATAAACTGAGGTCCAGTGTTACTGTGTTTACTTTGAATAGCATGGGTGGAGAAGAATTGGCTtggctggggaaaaaaaattcatttctcttttcttaaCCATCCAGAACAAAATGCTAGGTCTCTTCGTCCCATAGACAGAGCTGTTTTTGGGGAACATAGTAGGTGAAATGGTAACCCTTGCTGCAGCTCTTTATGCCACACTTGTAGGTAGAGCCTTTGCCTGTGGTGTCCCGGCTGCGGCAGTACTTCAGCAGACACGGGTACCACTCAAGACGCAGGCTATACGTGCAGAGACAGGGCTGCCACAAGTCTTTAGTAGAGTGACAGGCCTGAAAGCTGGGCACTTCTGTCGTTTGGGGCAGGACCTCAAATATAGAGCCATCCACtcctaaaacacaaacaggagaagagagttttattaaaaacaaaagcatacaATCATACATTTGTGTGAATCATCCTCTTTCTGATTTCACTCAATTAAATACCATATTGAACTGGAGAGGGTGAACAAAGTGGCtaaaaagaggagagatggtGCAGTAAAATGGCAGCTTTGTTATGCAAAGGAGATGCTACTGTGATTCCCTGTGCAGATAACGGCGCAGAGCTTGTTTAATGCAAAAGAGCGCTTGGTGAACCATGACAATCAACATTGTTCCCTCTACAACAGTGCTGTCAGTGGACAATGGTGCTGTCATATGGATTCTCCTCAGCCTGGACAATTTGGACTTCATTGCTATTAAGATACTGGAGCCCACTGCAAAAGACCCTTTAAAAAGCAAATTGATAAATAAGTCTTTAATAACATGCAAGGGAAGTGTGGAGCACAATATCTCACAGGCTGTTTAGAGAAATTAACAAAATGTCtcttattagatttttttaaaaggtaaaaGTGGAAATTTTTATAAAGAATGtaaagagacaaataaaacatagtAGTAGATAGAATAAACAGTAATAGAGCTTTGTCACCAAAAAGCCAGAGATAATACATGGAGTCATATCACTAAAATGAAGTGGGAGGAGGTGCTTAGCTGATAGAAACAGGGTAAGACAGACAGTATTGAGGAGATAAAGGGTGGCAGTACTGAGATATAGATAAGTATAGAGACAATCAGGgtgggagaggaaagaaataaacattttgttcaaaCCACCAACAGAACCTGTGCCAGtttcaaaaacaatcaaagctGAGATGACCACTGACCTTTGTCCAGCCAGTGTTTGACATCTGCCTCTCTGGTGTAGATGGCCTCTCGGGCCTCGGTGCACATGTTGTGGATGTGGGAACTGAGCTGCAAGGCCCGACTTAGATTGACAGCCGCACTCATTGTTAGCTGCTCCAGTCCTCTCCGCTCCTCTGCCAAGCGAATGGCCTGAGGATTTTTCTACGCAGACAGTACAAATAATCAGTGTTAAAACCCTCAAATGCTCTGAGGAATATAAATTACTAGCTTTTCTGAGCTGAAAATGCtcataatgaaacaaaaaactgcCATGTCATACCTGTCTGAGACGGGCCATAGACTCACTGGGGATGATCTCATTGCGGTTGAGGCGAGAGATGAAGCACAGGGCCTGGTACTGGTTCTGCCCTCTTTCCAGCTCGCCCAGGATCAGTGCTCGAAATATCTTCACATCCTGCAAGACACAAGGGATGAGGGATGACTGGCTGAATGGATAAACAGACGATTCCCAGAAGACATTGA encodes:
- the oafa gene encoding out at first protein homolog → MNADLWISPRFFSSVAFSFASLGMFASCISAAPVRILTRLCALVLVVAVGLGSELRVRVRLSDGLVTEEVLEADSEKDSISLEFKQGDGTLITFVADFKQDVKIFRALILGELERGQNQYQALCFISRLNRNEIIPSESMARLRQKNPQAIRLAEERRGLEQLTMSAAVNLSRALQLSSHIHNMCTEAREAIYTREADVKHWLDKGVDGSIFEVLPQTTEVPSFQACHSTKDLWQPCLCTYSLRLEWYPCLLKYCRSRDTTGKGSTYKCGIKSCSKGYHFTYYVPQKQLCLWDEET
- the tlcd5a gene encoding TLC domain-containing protein 5a, translated to MALQLVVCSLLCLSCWVSFYFILCKVNGSRSYEWNCRLVTLVHGILAVCITAYIGYVDGPWPFTHPGTKNTPLQISAMVVSLGYFIFDMAWCVYFRTEGPVMLAHHTMSILGILLTLWLGESGIESCAVLFGSEITNPLLQARWFLKQTGHYRSLLGDVVDVLFVLLFVVMRIFVGGTMLYCELISPRPRFFIKCGGVAMYALSWVFMVDIVRFAMRKTKSWHKQQRELETIAANGHEGKKD